ACCACTGGAGACGTACCACTGGTGTGAAGTGAAACCTGTGGTGGCTGAGCTCACTGATGTCACTGCATGCTGTCAGAGGGGCTTTCGGGGTGTTTATGGGTCATGGTGATTCAGGCTCTCGCTAGTGCCTtcgtgcatccccccccccccccaaagatgcAGCTTGGTTGCGTGTCACTGTGGAAGGTGCCGATAAGGGTGGCGAAGAGCCAGTTTTCACTAGAGGACCGTAGGGAGAGTCCCTGATGCTCTTGAACCTGCTGTCAACGTGTGAGGCAAAGCAGCTATGCCCACAGCACTCTGTACTTCTGATGCTCCTCTTAGAGCTGCCTGAGGTTCTGAGCCTTTGCCCAGTCCTCAGGCATCCTCCAGCAGTAAGCAAAGTCTGCTAATTAGGTGACTGCTGGAGTCAGGTTTGCAGGTTGAGGAAGTGGATTAAAATTTGGCCTGGcttgggggcagggaggggggacaTTTATTATGCACCACACTGGAATCTCGATGCAGGCGAGTGTGACCGTGACTGTTGTGCAGTCCTCATTTGGTTGCACAGAGTCGCTCAGGGTCCGGCAGCGAATGGACCGTGGACCAACTCGCTCCTCTGGGTCCCGACTCTCCGTATGTGTCCTTTTCCATCAATGCTGTGAACCTCCACCGTCATGCCCCAGCTGCTGCTGTGTGGCTCATTCTGTCAAGGATTGTGGGGGCCTTCTGGGATGGCTGTGGTCCCAAAGATGGCCCCGGGGGATCTGTGATGTTGGAGGTCCTTGCGCTGGAGATGTTGGCCAGCCCCTGCCCCAAAGGGCAGGTGTGATGGTTTGCTGTAGGCTGTCCTGTGATCTCAGGGTGTGGTGCAGGAGCTGTGGACAAGGTGTCCTGCATCCATCGCCCTGCCCCTGTTTGCCTGTGATTATGGTCCTTGCTGATAAACGCTGGCTATTCTGTAGTAACACCTGCAGAGGGCGAGTCTGGGGCCACGCCTCTGTATGGTAGCTGCGCTGGGCCCGTACTGTAGGCCCTACATGGGCCTGCATGCCTGTAGCCCGCTCCTTCCCAGCTTCCGGCCTCCCCTCTACTTTCGTTTGTTTACACATGGTGTGTGACTTCCTGTGCTGAGATGTTGGAGTGTTTTTGGAGTATGGGGGCTGCTTTATCTGTGCCTGGGAGTGAGACTTCCTCTGCCGCTCGGTTCATAGGAGCAGTCACGGCGAGCGTGACTTCCTGTTTGTCTGAATGCCTTGGAGCTCTGCCATTGGTCTATCCTGTTGTCACTCGTCAGTTGCCGTGCAACGGTCGGCCACGCCCCTGCtcttaaaattattattctgaTCGAACACAGGCAGCTTTTCCTAGCACCGTGGTCCTTGGCAGCCTGGGGAAAGCCAGGGACACAGGGCTGCCAGGCTGACTGTTTACAGCTGGGAGGGGCTCAGgctgtggtgggtggggggggtgcagtgaGGCTGTATGTGGAGTTGTGGTGAGCTGGGGCTCGACCTTGTAGTTTGAAGCCTGTTTGCGTTTCGGAGATGAACTCCATGTGGAATTTGAGGCAGATACGCCGACTTGATCGGCTTGCTGCTTTGAGGGCCTTGTTTGTATCAGTCCTTGACTGGCTATGCGAGTAACACTCAATAATTCATTGACATGCCAAGCGAGCGGTGGCCTTGGAGGAAGTCGGATCCCTTTCCTGGCTGCGTGAGCTCCTGCCTTGGGGCTACTATGAATGTGGCCACAGGTGCTGGGTCTTGCTTGGATGGGGGTGACGATGTGGTACATAGGACTGGACCTTCTGGAGATCAGAACCAGAATGTCCCTTCTGCCAGTGCTCAGTGTTGTGCATCCCTCGTAGCCCGTCAGAGCCTCCTGCTGTCTTGCTCGCCCCGCTCTTCTCGTCGAGCCCCATCTGGTTGGTGGATTGTGAAGTGACGGAGGCAGGCAGCCAATCAGACGGGCTTTTTGCGGCGGTAAGCCGGGCCACGTCCTACGGCGGCATGGCGCCCGCCTCCACCGCATTTTCATCTCCTCAGCTAGCGGCAGTGGTCCGCTGGGTAGAGCGTATTGACCCAGGGAACTTTCCGGAAGATCAGCAGACATCCAGTGTGAGCTGACCATGGGAGTGTTTGGGGGAAGTCGGCTGCTCTGGGAATGAGACGCAGAATCACGTCGGTGATGATTAACCCTGAGCCAACAGCACTGACACCGAGCTATCGATCTGCTGGTAGTGTTATTAAAGCGCTGGAATGCCTGTGTGCCATAAAGCGATGTTTTATTTAGTGTGTGGGTGTACTGCCTGTATCCATCGACCTCCCTGCTCATCTAGGAGTGATGCCTCGCAGATGCAGGAGGTACCCAGTAGGCGGATGGGTCCCAGGCTGTAGCAAACCAAGGTCGTCCTGTCCGCTCACTGCCTCTGCTGTCCCGCGGCCTGAGTTTTCGCACAAactctttccccccccccccccccccccacatgcctcCCACCTGTCCAGGATAAGGAGATGCTTACAGGTTCAGTCACATGTATCTGTGCTCTGGTCTTTCCCAGGACAACCCAACATGAATCTTGAGTAATGATTCACAGCCAACAAGAATATCAAACCAAGGCTTGGGACGTTCAGTTTAATCAAAACGGATTAAATGGATGGAGTTTTTATTCATGCAGGTACCTGGGGACAACTTggattttattctttatttttccCTAGTTTGTCCTCTTGGATGTTAAACTACAGCAGCACCGTGTTTTCTGTGCATGGCGGCCGTGGACGTGGTATCCTGTTGATTTAACTCGGCATTTAGCATCCTACTTccttagagagagagaggctggaCAAAACCCAGATGTAGAACCAGAACGGGGGCCTGTTAAGACACGCCTGCTGCATTTAGACGTCTCCCCTGTTTGCTGTTAGCAGGTCTCGCGTGCGTCTGTCTTGATGCCGCCTGCAGTCTTTTGCAATGCGGTTTGACCTGTGTCTGTTTTGGTCCTGAGCTCGGAGGAAGGTAGTGTGTGCTGCCTGGTACTGTGTGTTTCGTATGAGTGTAAGTTTGCACGAACTGGGGTCAGGCTGAGAAAGAAGCAGCTTCTTGGTTTCTTGGATAAAATTGGTCCCGACCATGGTGATGCGTGATTGCGGGTGGGGAGGGCGGTGAGATGTGCAGAGATGGGGGCAAGTCAGGTGCACGTCTGCTATCCCTGTGCATCATATGGGGGAGCTGATGGCTCCAGTGCATGCTGAATGGCCCAGCAGCGTGGGGCTGTAGCGGCGTGTCCTGGATATGCTCAAGTACAGAGTCGCTCCCTGGCCAGTGGACGTGTCACTGCAGCCACTGATGTCAGTTGGCCCGGATTTTGCCCCAGTGGATGATGGGAATTCAGAAAGCCTATTAGTAAGCAAGGCCAAAGTAGCACTTAATCCTACTGCAGGGGGACAGACCTGCTAGGTACTGCGTAGATTAGTCCCACACTCAGACCACATGTCAAGCAGTGACCTTCCCATGCATGATCTATCTATACACAAACTCGCAGTGTTATAAACAGTCCTGTAACTCGCGCTTTTATTTCAGGTTGCTGTTCAGACACCATCTGCATTTGGGCCCTGTGTGTGTAAAGGGGTAAACAACGGCTCTCGGGAGGCGTTGTTGCTGATGGGGTGGCGGGCGTTTTACTACTGCAGGTCATGATCTGTATCATGCAGGGCCTGGTGCATGTCTCACGGGTCGTCTTGTCTGCGTTAGTTATCTCTCTGTTAAACACTGACAGCCACACGTTAGTGGGGTGTTAAGGGGCTTTTGCTGGTGGGGAAGCCCAAGTTAGAGCTTTTCAGAGGAACGTTCTGGAAATGATGTAGATCTGCCCTCGGCGAAGGTACTCAGCAGTTTCCATAGCCTTCACACCAGCTTGAAAACATGCGAATGAAAAGGAGGATTAATGAGCCTGGGACGTTCCTCCCCCTGAGGGGCTTTCAGGGGAACTGCCTGTGTATTTACCCACCGCTCACCCTCCCCGTCCTGCTTCCCTCCCCAGGTGCAGCACAGGATCACAGGGCAGGTCATGGCGCTGAAGATGAACACGCTGGCCAGTAACCGAGCCAACATGCTGCGGGAGGTGCAGCTCATGAACCGGCTGTGCCACCCCAACATACTCCGGTCAGCTCCGCCaacatccccccctcccccggtcatGTGACCCCTGTTTACATGTCCCCCAACTAGCTGACTCAGGGGCACGTGCTAGCAAGTAGAAGCATATCCTTCCTTAATTTTGTGTAAAAATAGCCACAGAAGATGTAAACGGATGAAATTCCTCTTTCTAAATCTCATTTTATATCGCAGAAAAATATGCATGTTCGCTGGATGAATTTTCAGCCATTCTGGTAGCGCTGCTCTCTTTCTGCATCCGCTCTGTTGGCGGAGAGGCCCTGACCCAGGCATTGTCTGTGGAGACCCTCTTACCATGACTCATGCTTACCCTCAGGCTTCAACAGGCTCTCGCTCTGGTGCCTGGTGGCTTCTGCATTCAGCTCCTCTCTTGAAGTGTCACCAATGCTTTACTCCCCCCACGCTAATGTGATCAGCTGCACGCCTGAGTCAGATGAAAGCAGCAGTATCTTTATCCTGAAGACACAGGATTTGTGCCCCTTTTGACACGGTCCCTAAATCAAACTAAGGGCACTTTTACACTGCCccaggtaccatacttttggtacttcaagaaagtacccaaagtacagtacttcaaggtgttggttttccaccgGCGTAAAAATTGTGTTAAATGACGTCATAACGCATTGTTATGCGAGGTGGGGTATTTTATATTGAATTTTTAAAATGACTGTAATATATTGTAGAGCTGGACGATgtgtgatattaataccaacatcgcatgttatgcacattcaATTCTTACCTCTCCAGTAAGATAACGATCAGATATTTTCTTACTTTCAATTCTATACAGACATTTATAGCACAGGGAGTTTGACTACAACATTTATACTCTGTCATGAAAAAACCCCAGGCTAGCTTTGCAGTGttaatttttccttttttagaTTGTCTACTATATTTAAATGTCAGTTTAACTTTGCTGCTTTTCCATGAGCACTGCATGCGTTCTCTGAAacaatcattttcatttttgctatttaaatcactcctagtcAGGTTTGTGCAAAATTTATTAACTCCTTTTTTGTGTTGTAAATATTGGGGTAACAGTTGCATCGCTATAGTGTCCTGTCCATGTGTATTAAACAAAATGCTTTTTAGAAATTTCTTTCTAGCTagttttggtactggtactcaacgaaatcaatggaaaagggaaagtagcTAATGCCTGGTACAGTGAAGTGGAAAAGTATCCTAAGTGACCAGGGCACAAGACAGTGGTACATACAGtgtaggatgccagtccgtcacagggcagacGCACTGCAGGCCATCTGGAGATGCCACTAAACTGCAAGGCTGTAACATGGGGctgaccatgcaaactccatgcggATGGACTGGAGCTGGGCTTCCCTGCCCTGGATAATGGTCTTTCTGGgtcgttttttgtttttctgtgcagGTTTGTCGGGGTCTGCGTTCACGAGGGGCAGCTCCAcgccctgacggaggtgagctTGCTTTTGTACGGCATTCTGGGGATGTGGTTTGTTCTCGGTTATTCTCAGAACTgccctctgattggctgtgttCCCGATGGTCCCAGTCTGGGGTCAAAGCCCATGTAAGCAGGCTAACTGGTGTGCATCGCGGACCTGTGCGTGGGTCATTTAGAATCCCTGTAGTGTGTGAGATGCGATCCTTGGCTGATGTTTCCCTGCTTTCCCCTCCCAGTACATCAATGGGGGTAACCTGGAGCAGCTGCTGGACAGTGAAGAGTATCTCTCCTGGGCTGTGAGGATGGACCTGTCCCTGGATATTGCGCGAGGGCTGCAGTACCTGCACAATAAGGGCATCTTCCACAGGGACCTCACCTCCAAGGTCTGGAGGCCTCCCATCTTCTGTGTCAAACCACCTTTTAAACATGTTTGGAATAACATCTCAGATCATGTTAACCTAATAAGATGTTTTGTGAAAGTAGTTTTTGCTTAGAGAAGTCTGTAGGCTGTACACAAGAGAACTAGTTCTGCTGTCCACATGGTCATCTTATTCTGAGTCTGAGGTTACCGTTTTCAGTTCAGCAGTTGTCTACTGAATCACAGtggagtcatgtgacctgtgACATCACTGACGTGCCCAGGAGCTCAGGGTTAAAGTCTGAGAAACTTTTAGGTGTTTttcaataccaagaatgcaaagatcatacttgtggtattggcaagaccagtcttgctaacttgccttcccagaatgaacttggggtgcaatgaatcatgggattggtcttgttTGGCAAGGATGCAGCTGAGATATCCTTTATATTTggggatttttactgtcctctgtacttctaTTCTAAGTACTGGAACTACTAAGATGATGTAAAATGGCTACTTGAACACGGGTATGGTTAGCGACACACATTGGGAAGCACCCTTTGATCTTGCGTGCACACATGCATGGAGTCCTGGTCTGTTTGTTTTATATGCTTTAAGCAGCCGTGTTCCCACGCTGCCCTCGCACTGAGGGTGGCTGCATGTGACGCCCGTCTTCTCTCTCTCAAATGCAGAACTGTCTGGTGAGATGTGAGAATGGGCTCTACAGCGTCGTGGTCGGCGACTTCGGCCTGGCAGAGAAAATCCCCGACTACAGGTGAGCGAAGGCGCCTGCAagtccccccccttccccatctCAAGGGCGTTACCTGTGACTGCTGTGCTCTTCCCCGCCCACCTCTCCCTGCCATTGACCCTGAGGGGTTCTACCAAGAAGAGTCTATGAAGTTCAATTGGTGGAGGTTTCTGCCCTGAGGCATTGTGGAGACCGTAAGGCACACAGCTCCATCGAGTGAGGCTGGGATCCCTGATTTATTTCTAGAACTTTCTGTTGCATGTTGGGGACAGAGATGTCACAGGATTTCAGACCTAGATGTTGCGgtctggtcacatgaccacagaGCTAACTGATGCCCTTCCGAGTTGCATAAATTGGACATGGTGTCGCCTGTTTCTCTTCTGCTAGGGAATTCTGCTGCATGTCTGGGGGGTCCCACtccgtgactgtgtgtgtgtgtgtgtgtgtgtgtgtgtgtgtgtgtgtgtgtgtgtgtacacacgcACCAGCGCAGGTCATGTAGTGTGCTGCTGTATGCCTCTGTACACGTGTGTAGTGTGGGTCCTGCTCTGAGCAGCGCGCTCAGCCGCAGGGGGGCAGGGTGTTTTGGAAACCTCTCCAAATAAGGAGAAGCTGTTCCAGAGGTTCTGCCTGTACTGTCCCCTGGCTTCCTCACTCGGTGTTTATGGGCTCTCGTGCTGTCCCTCTGGGTTTGGGTGACACGGCAGCGGTGGGGTGAGGCGCCTCCCCTTCGTCCAACCGCTATTCCCGTTTCTGAGGAAAAAGGTGCGCGTACAGTGACACGCAGCCCAGGGGGTGCCGTCCGTTCAGGTGGCCGCCTGCGTGCAGCGTCACTGAGCCgtcctgtgtctctctgtccccCTTCCCAGCGACGGCGTGGAGAAGCAGCCCCTGGCCGTGGTGGGCTCCCCCTACTGGATGGCCCCCGAGGTGCTGCGAGGGGAACTCTACGATGAGAAGGTGGGGGCACCTGGAGCGTGGTCTCCATTTAGGTGTCCTTGCTCGTGCCTGTATGGAGCCTCGCTTAGCCGTCCTATATCTCTAACTTGCGCTCACTGTTTGTTCTTGGTTCTTGgtgatatagttttttttgaccCTGTAAAGTTGGCGACAGCCCCTGTTGTCATGGATCTTTATCATGTGACCTTGTTAaacaacgccccccccccccccccccctcggctgCAGGTGGACGTCTTTGCATTCGGCATCATCCTCTGCGAGATCATCGCCCGGATACAAGCCGACCCAGACTACCTGCCCCGCACCGAGGTATGTCTGCTTCCTGTGGGGGGCGCTGGAGGTGTCACGCGGCGTGCATGCGGACACGGACCTCCCTGCTGCGGAATGTGCCAGAAGAGGTCGTGCATAGCTATCTCGTATGGGTTTGGTGCCCGTATCACCTCGGTCGGGCAGGTTGGAGACCGTTGGACTGATAACTCTCCCAATGAGCCGTGACgttgtgctcacctgtgtgtgtgtttaaccaGCAATAACTATTTGCCGAAACAGATTGACTAATGCTACAGTCTGCCTAGGGTCCGTTCTTAGCGTTGTTTCCTCTAGCTTCCACGTGTGTCATCATGCCCATATGCCCATCATGCATCATATTCCCAGTATGACCTTCTGCGCTTGATCCCCATGGCTGTTCCTCGGATTACCGACATTCCCACGGTTGCAGCTCAATCAGGAATCTCTGTTTGCTCTCCTGAAATTAGCCAGGTGCTTTTTTCTGAGGACTTTAACCTCACTCGTGTCAAAACTTTGCTTTTCGGAACGGTTCCCAATTTCATTTGGCAAAATCCCCCAACCAGTCTATCCATTCGCAGTAACCCCCAACCAGTCCTaacttgcaagatctctgcTGAGGCGGTTAACGCATCTGGCCCTGTGAAACCACGCTGCAGCCCAGCCGCTCGCTCTGTCTACAGtgacgctgtgtgtgtgtgtgtgtgtgtgtgtgtgtgtgtgtgtgtgtgtgtgtgtgtgtgtgtgtgtgtgtgtgtgggagtctCACAGCCTTTTTGTGGGTGAATTTGGAGAATCGCCCCGTGGAGGATGTTGAATATCTGTATGAGTTACTGAgcagtgtgtgtgcgcgtttgtGTACACAGCATATCAGTGAGTCGACCTTTGCACGTCCCCAAAGTGGCAGTACGTCAGTCCTCTGCACAAAGACGCAGATGAAAACTACtcgctgattgggggggggggtggcttgggGGCTGGGGACCGCATGGAAATGAAACTGAACAATGGTTTATGAACCGGTGTTGAAAAGCTGAaacctggtgtgtgtgtgtgtgtgtgtgtgtgtgtgtgtgtgtgtgtgtgtgtgtgtgactagcACCTTCTGCCTCTTGACGTCACCTGCTGCTCCCCCCCACTCATCTGCCTCCACTGTCCAGCATCAGCGAGCATTTTTATTGCCGCAGTACAATGTGAGCATGCCTGGTCTGAGCTCTCTGCACAGggtgtgccctctgctggtgaaTCACAGGCATTACCTTGTTTGCACTAACTGGGTCTCCTCCAGAATCTTCATGCAGTTCCTGCTGCAGCTGCCTGCATCTTAGGAAATGCATGCCATGCCTTTTTTACCCCTCGCAGCTATGCGTGGCGGATCGTACTTCTGTGCTGGTAACAGGAGGCTTATACTTTGGAAAGGGCTTAAatggtgtttattttgtttggGGTGGTTTCTTTGTCTTGATTGTAACCCCTGTGCGCCTGGAGCCTGTCACCTGTTCTGGGGTCAGTGTGTCCTGATTTTGTGTGCCTCTGCTGCAGGACTTTGGGCTGGATGGGGAAGCCTTCCGGAACATGGTGGGGGACTGTCCACCCTCCTTCCTGGACCTGGCCTTCTCCTGCTGCAACGTAAGACGCATTCAGATGTCCGGAGAGATGCTCGTATGCGTTGATGCCTCCTCAGCCTTCCTGACATGCTCTTTTCTTCTCCCCTCCCCTCAGATGTGTGCTGCCCAGCGGCCCCCCTTCATCAAACTAGTGGCACAGCTGGAAATCCTGCTTGTGGAGAAGGAAGAGCCTGTGACTCAGGGTCAGTGCGCTGATTCAGTgggatttatttttgtatagtgcctttcacaacagtcacCCCAAGGCACttaacatgagtgtgtggcaatgCGTTGCTGCATCGTCTAACCAAGACGGTACATGATCGGGGAGGAGGGAAAGAAGCAACGTAAAAAAATGGGGgcagaaccaaaaactcccaagtagggaCTTGGAAACCTCTGTGGGTCAAAGGTTGACATTACAGAATACATCAGCGGCCTGGGTGGCGCCTAGAAACCCCCCCACATGACCTCTGTCCCGTCGTACTTTGTGTTTTGGGGTATGGATTGGGGGACTTTTTTCCTGACTTGCTGTTTGTGTCCCTCTCAGCCCTTGCCAGCTGCCCCCGGCGACGGCGGTCCTTCTGTGCCCCGGGCGATCAGGGGCTGTCCCGGAGCCAGTCGGACATGCTGCCGCCTGCCGTGCCACCCACCTTGGGCACGCCCGCTCGGGTCAACCCTTTCTCCCTGCGCCAGGACCTGAACGGGGGCAAGATCAAGCTTTTCGACACGCCCAGCAAATCTGTCATCTCGCTGACCTTCACCCTGCCGCCGCCCCCAGAGACCTGCGGCAGCCCCACCGAGGCGGAGCCCCCGCGGGGTTTACACCGGCGGTGCCAGTCGCTGCCCTGCACGCCCGACCTGAGGGGCGCGCCCTTGCTGGCTGCCAACCTCAGTCACGATGCACGGCCAGAGGGCATGGCGATGCTGCAGGATACAGacagtgaggaggaggaggaggaggaaggtgaGGCTCCGGAGAGGAAGGACGAGGCTGGTGAGGGTTTGCATCGTACTATGGATGACTCGGGCGTCCCCCTGGACCTAGACATGTCCCCCCTGGACCGGCTGGAGGAAGAGGGGGAAATGGAGAATTTGTGTCTTGTGGAGCCAATGGACTGTACCAGCTCCCCCGATGGTCCAGTCCCCATCGCGGGAAAGCCCTCGCTCACCAACAGCCCGGTGATGAATGGCTGGGACCTGCCCATCTCCAATAGCCCCTCGTCCCTGTCTCCCCTTCCCCACCTGGAGAACAACAACAGCACCGTGGTGATGAGCCGACCCCTGGGCTATGGCGACAACGGGTACCACAGTCCGCCCGCGGGTGCGGCGCCCTTCCCGCTGCCCAGCTCTGGGGGAAGCGGCCTGGAGCAGGACGAGGTCATTTCCTGTCCTGGCTGCTGCCTGGCAGGGCTGAGCTTCTCTTCAGTGTGTCTGCGCACTCCCCCACGAGCCCGGAACCCCCACCATCCCTACAAGAACTTGAACGGCGACGCGGCACGGGGGCTGCTTGGCCACAGCGGCAAAAGCCTGGCCTCCTCCACAGGGTCATCGGAGCCGGGGTTGGCCCTCCCGGGTGCTCAGACTTAGATCGCCCCCTACTGGATGGCCTGTGGAAGTCGCTTTCACACcacctgttaaaaaaaaaaaaaaacagaagagaaTACTGTGCACCTTTTTATTGTAATGGCTCATGTTTGGTATGATGCAGATTATTGCTACTGATGTCATTACTGATATTGGCAGTAGGATGATTTTTGGTGTTCAGATCACTAAATGGCAAATCAGAGTATGATGCCCCTGTAAGCTTTGATGAACTGGAGAAGGGGAGCACATTAGAAGGAGTGGcacgtgtgagtgagtgtgtgtttgtgtgcgagtGAGTGTGTGTACCATGTGTAATATATTTTGAAATACCGTTTTATGTAATCGCAGGGAATGGTTGCTTGTGTTTCCTGGGCCTGGACCGGGGGTCTGGGAGGGGGATTTGCAGGGGGAAACAGGGAGGATGTTAAGATTTTGAGCATGTTGTCTTTATTGcatgatttccccccccccctcccccaacctgcctcctgatctgagatcagtatgGTGAGTGTTAGTGGTCTGAAAACTGACTAGGACAGAGAAGACCtggacccccccaccctccataaGTCTTTAATGCAACTGGAATAGCGCAAAACTCGGGATGTAATGACTGCCTCCAACtgatgggggggaaaaaaactgatatttatcTGATAATAAAAAGATGTTATTCTTAATTTGGTGAAATAAAAGTGGTATAACATTTCTTACCATGTACTCTTCTGAGTATTCTGCAGTGTAATCTTTATTGatgttggatttttttttttccccaacctTAAACTGGTGCTTctctttccagtttttttttttttatatttatttatctttttttttttttttttttttttttttttaaatccgggAAGCCGCGTTATTCCAGATGTCCTCGTATACTTGTATGTTTGTGCACATGTATGTATAGCCTGCCCTGCGTGGCTCGCGTATGTGAGGGGGATGACCACATGGGCCATCAATCCCAGCATCCCTCCTTAGCGGTTTGTGGTGTTTGGGGGTTGGGTGTAGCCTCTGCCCTTGGGGAAGGTTAggttttggttttgtttttcgTTTTTATTTGTGATCTGTCTCCCTGACTGACCGCTTCTGCTGAGCAGGAATGGGGAAGCTGACCTGCAGTTCATGTGCTGGGTCTGACCATAGAAAGTGGTGTTTTGGTGCGGATCGCAGTAAGGTGTTTGTGACTCTGCCCTCGAACTGAGCCAGCCATCCTGTCAGGCCCCCTCTGCGGGCCTGTGCACGGGCTGCGGCACCATCGCTCTGTCTCGAAGGCCCGTCCCAGATAGACGTGCAGCTGAATTACAACTCCTATTCCTTGTAACTGAGGAGCAAACTGGAAACACCCCCTTCTGTCCTGATTGTTTCACAGAAATACTAACCTGTGAGCCGGTTCAGAagtctgccccctgctggtgacgCTGACACCGGCAATGGTCATGCTCGCCTGTGAAACTGGCTGCTGAATGGGACCGTTTGTGATCAGAGTGAACAGCGTGAGCCGTGCGCTCGAGACAGACACCACGTGGAAaggagtgaggagacagagagcTGACTGAATACGTTTTAGGGCCGATGGTCTTGAGTCCCATTTTAATGTGCTTCATCTTCAGAGCACAAGAAGGCATGGAAACTGAGGAAGCACCTATGACCCCGGCAgttcccccctccccgacctTGGCTCAGTACTCCTGTTTGGGCCACTGCCGCTGTACAGCCAGCCCCTCCCCTTTTGGCCCCAGCAATGACGCATCGATCCAGCAAATGAGCGAGTGACCAGCAGCGTGGGGGCTTAGGCTCCTCCagaccccctcccaccccccacaaagcacttaatgtattattattattattattattattattattattggaattgaattgccagctttaaacCAAGTGTTGAGATTCCTAGTGAAGAAAATGTCAAATAAATGTATTGAATGTTAAGTGTCTGTGTGCGagtgatttattaaatttcggTTGTGACTCTTCGCGTAGTTGTATAATACTTAACTGTttctgtccaccagggggcagtgcggGGCACCACATAAGTGGATACTGAAGCACAGCTGGTTGTTAGCCTACACTTAGTTATGCAAATTTTCCTAAGCGCTTGCATTGTTCAGATGCCCCTGAGCACTCAATGCAGACTAAGGAGGTATGTAGATACATGGCATTTCTGCGTTGCTGTCCATCAAAACCTCGGCACAGCTGTGCACTCCGCGGCTTCGTTTCCtccagtttatttttttcctcttacacCTTCCTTCCTCTTTGATCTGCCGTTACCCCACCTTATGGTTTCTCTCTTTTCCTTATCACTGCGGTGTCGTCCTGTCACTTTCCCAGGGGGCGAGATTGAGCGAGTACCGTATCTGCGCGTGGCCTGTGATGGATCGCCTTGCCTTTCTGCCGTCAGTCTCCGGACTCGCTCACCACGCCCCTTGAATACACTGTCGTATACCATAGAACCTTTCAGATCTGCTGCCCAAATGTTATGACTGAACATGATTTCTTCCTAAC
The sequence above is a segment of the Brienomyrus brachyistius isolate T26 chromosome 12, BBRACH_0.4, whole genome shotgun sequence genome. Coding sequences within it:
- the tesk1b gene encoding dual specificity testis-specific protein kinase 1; protein product: MDHAEPEPEAAEPPVHGVHGPNRIRPSSYRALRSAVSSLARIDDFFCEKIGSGFFSEVFKVQHRITGQVMALKMNTLASNRANMLREVQLMNRLCHPNILRFVGVCVHEGQLHALTEYINGGNLEQLLDSEEYLSWAVRMDLSLDIARGLQYLHNKGIFHRDLTSKNCLVRCENGLYSVVVGDFGLAEKIPDYSDGVEKQPLAVVGSPYWMAPEVLRGELYDEKVDVFAFGIILCEIIARIQADPDYLPRTEDFGLDGEAFRNMVGDCPPSFLDLAFSCCNMCAAQRPPFIKLVAQLEILLVEKEEPVTQALASCPRRRRSFCAPGDQGLSRSQSDMLPPAVPPTLGTPARVNPFSLRQDLNGGKIKLFDTPSKSVISLTFTLPPPPETCGSPTEAEPPRGLHRRCQSLPCTPDLRGAPLLAANLSHDARPEGMAMLQDTDSEEEEEEEGEAPERKDEAGEGLHRTMDDSGVPLDLDMSPLDRLEEEGEMENLCLVEPMDCTSSPDGPVPIAGKPSLTNSPVMNGWDLPISNSPSSLSPLPHLENNNSTVVMSRPLGYGDNGYHSPPAGAAPFPLPSSGGSGLEQDEVISCPGCCLAGLSFSSVCLRTPPRARNPHHPYKNLNGDAARGLLGHSGKSLASSTGSSEPGLALPGAQT